From Labeo rohita strain BAU-BD-2019 chromosome 18, IGBB_LRoh.1.0, whole genome shotgun sequence, the proteins below share one genomic window:
- the LOC127180554 gene encoding receptor-type tyrosine-protein phosphatase eta-like — protein MPQPATTESATTGRATTESATTGSATTGSATTVSVTTGSATTGSNATGSATTESATTGCATTESATTSCTTTRSTTTKSATTGSNTTENATTKSTTAGSSTTGSTTTGSTTTKSTTAGSSTTGSTTTKSTTTGSTSNCISEPEPDPEQYIEDACVVLLSFGMWKEEVCNKRLPFICYDERFFGQIYVSDVNTSAANLSWTEGPGAENISHYRVEITKHQPFNQTFNQTFNQIFNQTDLFEHIQNLTAGTLYTVQVFPVKCGRDLNPQNISFYTQPSDVQNLTVVNVTSVSVNLKWSKPEGNRHFYSVTFRNESKPVEQKCDSEECNITGLIPGTEYKFTVKAVVNKTFEGVGSNISDYTTPSTVRNLRSADNQSFVITVLWDPPEGGHSGYRYCLTEVNHDYNCTDCSFATSSSSTTNFITTTSSSSTTNNNIVDCNTTADELIRKSNVSDGSKFCLCVAALTKNGELSGKMVAIPAYTLPKSVILSLSPGYQNMTANWTIVGKYEKFSVTITTDAYTYTFSENVTFLNYTFQSLKAGVYYTVSVVTINGNLRSHPTNKSDYTRPKSPGNPDAKAKKTTINVKWAPPSESADALIRYMVEYRTEFWDQSTTNYTTETQITYPNLKPGTKYTFKIRVVAGNLTSDDVNTTAKTEPNRRTLVLTMLCSSTTPLHCDKNETRKELIEKLQNKMNDKFQDQVHWKLRWAPNRNDVP, from the exons ATGCCACAACC TGCCACAACAGAGAGCGCCACAACCGGGAGAGCCACAACAGAGAGTGCCACAACCGGGAGCGCCACAACCGGGAGTGCCACAACCGTGAGCGTCACAACCGGGAGTGCCACAACAGGGAGCAACGCAACTGGGAGTGCCACAACAGAGAGCGCCACAACCGGGTGCGCCACAACCGAGAGCGCCACAACCAGTTGCACCACAACAAGGAGCACCACAACAAAGAGCGCCACAACCGGGAGCAACACAACCGAGAATGCCACAACCAAGAGCACCACAGCTGGGAGCTCCACAACTGGGAGCACCACAACTGGGAGCACCACAACCAAGAGCACCACAGCTGGGAGCTCCACAACTGGGAGCACCACAACCAAGAGCACCACAACCGGGAGCACCAGCAACTGCATCTCTGAACCCGAGCCAGATCCTGAACAGTACATCGAGGACGCTTGTGTGGTCCTGCTCAGCTTTGGCATGTGGAAGGAAGAAGTCTGCAATAAAAGGCTACCCTTCATCTGTTATGATG AGCGCTTTTTTGGCCAGATATATGTTTCCGACGTGAACACAAGTGCAGCCAATCTGAGCTGGACTGAGGGACCTGGTGCTGAGAACATCAGTCACTACAGAGTGGAGATCACTAAGCACCAGCCATTTAACCAAACATTTAACCAGACATTTAACCAGATATTTAACCAGACTGATCTGTTCGAACACATACAGAATCTGACAGCAGGGACTCTGTACACAGTTCAGGTGTTTCCTGTGAAATGTGGCAGGGATCTCAATCCGCAGAACATCTCCTTCTACACCC AGCCCTCTGATGTGCAAAATCTGACAGTAGTGAATGTGACATCTGTTAGCGTCAACCTCAAGTGGAGTAAACCAGAAGGAAACCGTCATTTCTACTCAGTAACTTTCAGAAACGAATCAAAACCTGTGGAACAAAAGTGTGATAGTGAAGAGTGCAATATTACGGGTCTTATTCCAGGAACCGAGTATAAATTCACAGTTAAAGCTGTGGTAAATAAGACATTTGAAGGTGTGGGAAGCAACATTTCTGATTACACCA caccTTCAACTGTCAGAAACCTAAGATCAGCAGACAATCAAAGCTTTGTCATAACAGTTCTTTGGGATCCGCCTGAGGGAGGACATTCAGGATACAGATACTGTCTTACAGAAGTCAATCACGACTATAATTGTACGGACTGCAGCTTCGCAACAAGTAGCAGCAGTACAACAAACTTCATCACGACCACAAGCAGCAGCAGTACGACAAACAACAACATTGTAGACTGTAACACTACAGCAGACGAGCTCATCAGAAAGAGTAATGTATCAGACGGCAGCAAGTTTTGTCTGTGTGTTGCAGCACTAACAAAGAATGGCGAACTATCAGGAAAAATGGTGGCAATCCCAGCATACACAC TCCCAAAATCTGTGATCCTCTCTTTGAGCCCCGGCTACCAAAACATGACCGCCAACTGGACAATAGTAGGAAAGTATGAAAAATTCAGTGTGACAATTACAACGGATGCATACACTTATACGTTTTCAGAGAATGTTACATTCTTGAATTACACTTTCCAAAGCCTAAAAGCAGGAGTGTATTACACTGTTTCTGTTGTCACTATCAATGGTAACCTGAGAAGTCACCCTACCAATAAATCAGACTACACCA GACCTAAAAGCCCTGGAAATCCAGATGCCAAGGCTAAAAAAACTACCATAAATGTAAAATGGGCTCCTCCATCTGAGTCAGCAGATGCCCTGATTAGGTACATGGTGGAATATCGCACTGAATTTTGGGACCAATCTACAACAAACTATACAACTGAAACACAAATCACCTATCCTAATTTAAAACCAGGAACAAAATATACGTTCAAAATCCGTGTTGTGGCAGGAAATTTGACAAGTGATGACGTCAATACTACTGCAAAAACAG AGCCTAACAGGAGGACACTGGTCCTCACAATGTTGTGTTCCTCTACAACGCCACTTCACTGTGACAAAAATGAAACTCGGAAAGAACTGATTGAAAAG ctgcaaaacaaaatgaatgacaAATTTCAAGATCAGGTCCACTGGAAGCTGAGATGGGCACCAAATAG AAATGATGTCCCTTGA
- the LOC127180616 gene encoding integumentary mucin C.1-like, with protein sequence MNSLWLPLLLSSVIWAEEQYFLQSPNATWDEARLYCQSCFKELTTITSRNVHLIVQNLSSDYWVGLRKSYNGSFSWAKWSKWSNGDPVTYQNWYPGHPVPNKEKKLIPVCSSTTQSPLSTHLSTTTPTSTTVIPTSTTVIPPQTTTVTAAPMTSTIFKNSTSVKTCPLLADMLFCLNITCYELESAMSDCNKIPTTTPKTTSYTTTTFNPATNGTTTGRATTGSNTTRSNKTGSTTTGESRNREHHNWERRN encoded by the exons ATGAATTCACTGTGGCTGCCGCTTCTTCTGA GCTCAGTCATATGGGCAGAGGAGCAGTATTTTCTTCAGTCACCCAATGCCACATGGGATGAGGCCAGACTCTACTGTCAGTCCTGTTTCAAAGAACTGACGACCATCACCAGCAGGAACGTCCACCTCATTGTGCAGAACCTCTCTTCAGACTACTGGGTTGGACTCCGCAAGAGTTACAATGGCTCCTTCTCGTGGGCCAAATGGTCCAAATGGTCCAATGGGGATCCTGTTACATATCAGAATTGGTACCCTGGTCATCCTGTcccaaataaagaaaagaaactgATTCCTGTATGTTCCTCAACTACACAAAGTCCATTGAGCACCCACCTTAGCACAACTACCCCAACGTCTACCACTGTGATCCCAACGTCTACCACTGTGATCCCACCACAAACCACTACAGTTACAGCTGCTCCAATGACTtccacaatatttaaaaattccacATCAGTCAAAACGTGTCCTTTACTGGCCGATATgcttttttgcttaaatataaCATGTTATGAACTTGAAAGTGCCATGAGTGATTGTAATAAAATACCAACTACTACCCCTAAGACCACATCATACACCACCACTACCTTTAATCCTGCAACAAACGGCACCACAACCGGGAGGGCCACAACCGGGAGCAACACAACCAGGAGCAACAAAACCGGGAGCACCACAACAGGAGAGAGCCGCAATCGGGAGCACCACAACTGGGAGCGACGCAACTGA